A segment of the Echinicola strongylocentroti genome:
ATGGAGCGGCCCCCATAGTCCTCCATGAAACACCTGATTGGTCATCAAGGTGATCGCCAAAATGAAGAGTGAACCTCCAAGAACCAACTTGGGGTAGATGAGTGCCCTCACGGGCAATTCCCCAGAAGCTAACCAAGGAAACCACTTTTTCTTAGTGAAGGCATAATTGTGCTGCAGGAGATAATGGTCCACAGAATACTTCCCACTGCCCGTCAGAAAGAGGACAAAACCGGTCGCTATTCCCAATACACCTATCTGCCATTCGTCCAGGCACGTGGTCCCGATCCATCCTGACCCCAACAAAATCCCCATGGCCAGACCAAAAACACCAACGCTCATCAATCGGGTAAAGGCTCCCAACATGATCATCAACCCCACAATTCCTTCTACCACCGTAAAGATCACCATGGCCCACCAGAGCAAATCAGGGTTCTCTACCAAGTACTGGATAATGGGCTTGATGCCAAGGGCATGGGGCAAGAAATGGTTGAATTTCTCGCCGATATAACCACTGATTTCGGGATCGAGTTTATCGGTCAAGATCGTCCTTCTGTAAAGGGCCGAAAAGTAAGTCCAGCCCACCACTAACCGCAAGGAAAGTGTCATTAGGCCTACATCATTTTTTATCTTCATGTTCATTGTTTCTTAAAGTGTTATGGAATAATATCCTTCTTTTTGTAGTTGCAATCCGTAGAGGATGCCGTTTTCGGTGACACTGATTTCACGTGGCAATCCATCGGGATTCACGTCAAACTTCTGCAATGAAAAACCACAGGCCAATAAGGTCACCCGTTGTTCTTTGGCTGTTTTTAGCAATGGCTCCATGAGCGCTTTATCCACGAGGTCTTTTACAGTCTTGCCGCAAATAACCACTTGGAATTCACCAAATTTACCTCCGTCTTCCTTTGCCAACGCCTCTGCAGCCAACAGAATCGGCTTGAGCTGCGCTACATTTCTGGTCAGTACATAATAGTTATACTTATCTTTATTGCTATGAAGTTGTGCACTTGCCTGGCCAGCCAGCAGTAGGGAGACCATGGCAAGCAATGCTATTTTAAGTTTCATTTTTTTGTGGAGCTGTTTACAATCCTCGGCGCTTAACACCAAAAGACTGTTTATGGAAAATTAATATCACTTAAGGTCATGGAGATTAGATATACCAAGATCGATTTTGTTCTATTGTACAAAACCTACTAACCTATTTCACCTCCAGTTTAGCCTAAAGCGCATGTAAGGGAAGTTCTAATGTCAAAAAAGAAATTTACAGAGGGGTCTTAAAATTCTGATACAAAATATAATAAGGAACCGTGACCGAGGTTCCTAGCTTGGCATAAAAAAATGTTGGCAGCGGATCCTGCTCATTCCGTTCCAATTGGATAAATGCAGCAATCAGTGCAAGTGCAGGAGCCAGTTCAGCAGTGAAATCCACCACCGCGTGAGCCGCCGTGGTATCGTCAATGGCAAAACAGGAATCCGTGGCCTGCACAGCCTTGCTCTTATTGAGCACTTGGGTCTGCGTGGCTCCCAAAGCTTCTTGAAGGGAGTTCCTGACGGAGCAGGGAGAGCACAGCAAAAGCACCGTTAGCACCAATACGGCTATTGGATGCCACTTTTGAACCTTGCGCTTATTTCCCGATCTTTTTACCATTTGTATTTACCAAACGACACTGGATCAAAAAAGTTTATTCCATTTATCATTCTTAAACCCGGATTATGCGTTAGGAATCGTAGTGAGAGCTGAAATTGCAAGAAAATCAGTTAGTTTGGAGGCATTAGCGTAGCACCGCTACGGTTATGCCGAAAACTAAAGTGAAACGGCTGATTTTGAAGCAGTTTAAGGTCGCAACAGATAGGCTAATGCATATTCCGGGTTAAACCCTTTCTATTGCTTCTGTTGTTTTTTCATAGAATAAAGCAATATGCCCATCGCAATCATCAACAGTACATTGGATGTTACCCGAAGGTAAAATCCCTGATCAAATTTTTCCGAAGAAAAGATATTGACCAAAAGCAATATTGCACTGGCTACCAAAACAAAAATGGCATAATACTGTTTTTTCATGATTCAAACTAATGACGTTATTTAATTCCAATTTTAGTCCCGCGATAAGACGTAGATTCTCTTGCCTTACGAACGATCGTTTGACAAATAATATCATGCAAGGCCTGTTTGTTTTTGTTGGTATCGAGCATTATCGCTCCCCAAACCGTAGCAACAGATAAAAGTTTTGCGGGGAATCTTAATATTGCCTTAAGTAAACCTAATTTCTGGCCATTGGCATCATAAACTTTTAGCCCCATCAGCATTTTCCCCAAAGTGGCTCCTAAAATCCCTTCACATCCCGAGAAATAAAGCCAATTCGTCGATATATATATCACATAATACCCTTTCACAGCTGCTATGGATACTGGACTTATACCAATTGAAAAATACACAACAGTGGAAATCAGCATTTTAATGACAATCAGATCAATAATGAGGGCAAGAAACCGTACCATCAACTGAGGTTCCAACCATTCCGTTTTCCTATTCTTTCTAAAAGTTATTCTTTTATTCCTAAGCACAGCTACAAAATTTCATCATCAAGCTCATTAAGTATATCAAACAATCACCCCTGCTAAAGATAATCAAACCAGTTGATTAACAGAAACTTCACTGTAACAATTTACAAACCTCAGTTCGATTAGAAAACCGTTTCCGTACAGTGGTCGGAACATGCACTGCGAGGCTTAGGGGAGATTTGAGGGAGTGGAAGCCGTGGCAGCTCGCCGCGGCGAGTTGCCACACCCTTTTCCAACCCACATCCTCCTAAAAAGGGTTCGCAACGCTTTTAATGCTAAAAATAAGTCGAGCTCAGGTTACAAGCCTAGTGTACGGATCGAGTAAATTTCATAAAGCTAAGCCACAGCGTTATGAAAACTGCTCCTTCTTATTCTTTCACCATCTGTGAACCTATAAAAGGTATTTTGGGTGCCAAAAAGTATCCTGTCAAGCTTGCGAAAAATATAGGGATTATATGCCCAAACCCTGTCAAAGTAGCCAATAAAATAGTAGTGCTCATCGGAGTACGGGTCACACAGGCATTGACAGCAGCCATGCAGCTCACAATCGCCAAGGTCAAGTTTATCGTTGGAAATAATTGGTGAATAATTAGCCCCATAGTAGCTCCCACAAAAAACAGGGGAATGATAAATCCTCCACGCCACCCGGAGGTGACGGTTATGGAAATGGCAATAATCTTAAATATCAAAATCCCGAACAGTAAAGTCAATGAAAAATCGCTGGACAACAGTTCGTTTATTTCGTGATGGCCAAAGTACCGCGTAATCGGAAAATAAAATGCAATGATCCCTAATAACAACCCTCCTATCGCGGTTTTGACATAAATAGCAATCGGTTTCTTCTCAAATAGGGTCTTAAAAAACTTGGTACAAAAAATAAATACCCAGCCCAAAACGGCTCCAATGATCGCAAATAGCACCGCATATCCAAAGTCAAAAATACCAGCATACTCATAAGCGGACAAATCCCATGTCGGACCTAGCCCTAAGTGAACGATCAGGGCAAATACCAAATAGCTAAAGCAACTTGCCAC
Coding sequences within it:
- a CDS encoding TQO small subunit DoxD codes for the protein MKIKNDVGLMTLSLRLVVGWTYFSALYRRTILTDKLDPEISGYIGEKFNHFLPHALGIKPIIQYLVENPDLLWWAMVIFTVVEGIVGLMIMLGAFTRLMSVGVFGLAMGILLGSGWIGTTCLDEWQIGVLGIATGFVLFLTGSGKYSVDHYLLQHNYAFTKKKWFPWLASGELPVRALIYPKLVLGGSLFILAITLMTNQVFHGGLWGPLHNKSVKPKLEISAGELTDKGLVFDVFRTEGVDVYGAWIIGMEVEDSAGNEVFGLSNEALAAMDPASIANHYIAKVKPGKHSLVVPLGAKATINLMVPELKNLAGGTYTLKITDISGASWEYQVKK
- a CDS encoding DsrE family protein, which encodes MKLKIALLAMVSLLLAGQASAQLHSNKDKYNYYVLTRNVAQLKPILLAAEALAKEDGGKFGEFQVVICGKTVKDLVDKALMEPLLKTAKEQRVTLLACGFSLQKFDVNPDGLPREISVTENGILYGLQLQKEGYYSITL
- a CDS encoding RDD family protein — its product is MLRNKRITFRKNRKTEWLEPQLMVRFLALIIDLIVIKMLISTVVYFSIGISPVSIAAVKGYYVIYISTNWLYFSGCEGILGATLGKMLMGLKVYDANGQKLGLLKAILRFPAKLLSVATVWGAIMLDTNKNKQALHDIICQTIVRKARESTSYRGTKIGIK
- a CDS encoding chloride channel protein, which translates into the protein MKLKQKRKLVRYLDILDRPVRFNPFVFSRTFLLWAFLGLIGGVIAGIYWIGLEFLMHQLAFFTGWQVIPLMTICGLLAGLIIHFIGDPGEIHLIVNNIRFNKGKLDPKNNPSMVLSSLLCVASGGSLGPEAPLVQVTGSTGTWFGKMLRLKGEELRSMSIAGMASGFTALFGAPLGGSLFSLEILHHKHAVEYYKAIIPAFVASCFSYLVFALIVHLGLGPTWDLSAYEYAGIFDFGYAVLFAIIGAVLGWVFIFCTKFFKTLFEKKPIAIYVKTAIGGLLLGIIAFYFPITRYFGHHEINELLSSDFSLTLLFGILIFKIIAISITVTSGWRGGFIIPLFFVGATMGLIIHQLFPTINLTLAIVSCMAAVNACVTRTPMSTTILLATLTGFGHIIPIFFASLTGYFLAPKIPFIGSQMVKE